The genomic DNA TTATGAGAAATAAACTAAAATCTGCTTCAAAGCTAGTAGAATAGCAGATTCATAAACTCCAAAGATACTAACGAGCACTACAGTAACATAATTACTCATCTTCACTTTCAGTAAGCCTATGAATTAGAGACAACATTTGCATATTTCAGATTGAGCCATACAGTGCCACACAAACAACAAAGTGCGCCTGAAAAATTCGATGCAAATTCATAGCGTGATATGCCAAACCCTGAGGTTTCGAATTAGGCCACTCACCACATATCGACCTCACGGATGATACCATACTTCCCCCACGAGTTGGTCACAGCGCCCTTCTTCCCCAaatccttcttctcctccttcctcctcctcttcttctccttcctcctcctcaccctctccttttccttctccttcctcttccgcctctccttctccttcctcctccgcctcctctcctcctcctcctccctctctttcctcctcttccgccgccgccgccgcctccgcctctccTCCTCCGAATCCAACTCCGACTCGCCCTCTGACTCCGCGCTGGACCCCGAGTACGACGACTCGGACTCGGACTCCGACGACGAGCCCGTGCTCTcgctgcggcgccgccgccgccgctccttctccttccttcgcCGCTTACGCCGCTCGCTTGAGTCCTCACCGGAGCTCTCGcttccctcctcctcttcccgcCGCTTCGACTTGCCGCGGTGGCTCCGGTCCCGGCTTCCCTTCGAGGGCCCCTCCCTATCGGCTTCTACCGACTTGCTGCCGctgcgcgcctcctcctcctccctgtcgCCTCGACTATCATGAGGCGAGCCGCTCTGGTCCTTCGCCATGGAGTCGCCTGACTAGGGTTTCGCGCCGCAGGGGCGAGAAGGGAGGTGAGATGATGGCGTGGGCGAGACAGATCGGCTCGCGAGAGAGCCGCGAGTGGTGGCGCCCTGCGACGGAGACATATCCAATCGGCCTACTTGTGCAATCGTGCAATCCGTAAATATGAAGCATCCGATCTCAATCCACCGGTCGCTTCTATTTTGCACTTAAATCCCCACACCTCATCAGCAATCTTCTCCTTGAATACTTGCTAAACACCCCTCGATGATATCGAATAGTTAAACCGTACCCCCAGGTATCGCTCTACTCCGGTTCGCGACGCGCAGAGGACTTCTCGGCTTCCTCGCCCCCGGCGAGCGCGCCCGGATGGCGGTGCTGTGGGAGACGACCCAGAAGGAGAGGTCGATGGCGACGCGGCGGCTGCGGAGGTACCCCGCGCCCTCGTGCCGCGCGTAGGGCTTCAGGAGGTCCCAGAAGCTGTCCCCCACGCCCATCCCTCTATCTCCTTCTCCCGCCGGCGTCGGGCTCGGCTGTGGCGGAGGTTGAATTCCCAGGGTGCGGGGAGTcgcgcccggccgccggcgctcgtGCGGGACTCGCAGGGCGGCTGCTACTGGGCTGCCTGTACCGTTGCGGTGGGTTCTCCCTCCAGGTCTCTCCCGTTGACGAGTGGGCCCGTCCTGCCGATTCCGGTTCGCGACTCTTCGTCTTCGATTCCCGTCGAGCGGAGCCGCGGACGCCGCCCTACCCGCTTGCGCCGCCACCATGGGTTGGGAGATCGACGGCGTCACGCTAGAGCAGAGAGAGGCCGttcagcctccgccgccgctgggagaggccgccgccgctgctgggcTCATCGACGATCTGCAATCTCCAGGTAACAAGAAACGCCATCTCTTGATTTGCAAGcttttttttcttatattttCTACGCAATCAGTTGTAGGAGCACTGACATTTGACCAAGAGAACTGTGATTGGTCGCTGCTGCCTGCTCCAACATCGCCAAAATCACCATCATTGACAGATGAAACTCCCAGTACACCAAAGAATGCATCAATAGTGAGTACACCAAAGAATGCATCAATAGTGAGTATTTGATCTAATTTAGGTGTTATCGTATTGATCTTTACAGCACTAATTGGTTTATATACTTTTTCTACCTAGAAGCCATATGTTGGAATGCCTTTTGAGAACATTCATGCTGCAGAGAAGTTCTACAAAGAATATGCACATGATATTGGTTTCGCAGTTCGTGTTGGGCAGCTGATAATAGATACACTATACAGTCAATGGTTGATGAGCACAATCATGGTCTTGTCTCACCAGATAAGTGTCATTTGCTCAGATCAAATCGTTCAGTAAGTGAACGTGCAAAAAACACCCTTTTCAACTGTCACAAAGCAAGCATGGGTACCTCACAGGCATATAGGCTACTTCATGTTAGCGAGGGAGGATTTGATAATGTTGGATGCACCTTGAGGGACTTACAAAACTACTATCGTGACCTTAGAAAAAAGATTACAGATGCAGATGCCGAGATGTTTGTTGCACAGttagagaggaagaagaaaatcaaTCCAGATTTTTTCTATGATTTCGTTGCGGATGAACAAGGCCGGTTGGTGCATGTTTTTTGGGCTGATGCTGTGAGTAGAAAGAACTATTCTCACTTTTGTGATGTGATTTCCTTTGATTCTACATACAACACGAACCAATATAATATGATCTTTGCACCTTTTACTGGAGTCAATCATCATTTGCAAAATATATTTATTGCTGGTGCTTTTTTAGCAAATGAGA from Panicum virgatum strain AP13 chromosome 7N, P.virgatum_v5, whole genome shotgun sequence includes the following:
- the LOC120681871 gene encoding vicilin-like seed storage protein At2g18540 isoform X1; amino-acid sequence: MAKDQSGSPHDSRGDREEEEARSGSKSVEADREGPSKGSRDRSHRGKSKRREEEEGSESSGEDSSERRKRRRKEKERRRRRRSESTGSSSESESESSYSGSSAESEGESELDSEEERRRRRRRRKRRKEREEEEERRRRRKEKERRKRKEKEKERVRRRKEKKRRRKEEKKDLGKKGAVTNSWGKYGIIREVDMWSKRPEFTAWLSEVKQVNLEALSNWEEKQMFKEFMEDHNTATFPSKKYYNLDAYHRKAMEKEKKKGLKTSVTERTVFNDEEQRRLELLKERERRKEEEVEALKRSMQAGLAQDMKEQARLREEMNYQYRLGNFQVFGEGKFNDDQELRAVTCYGAMDSFPGR
- the LOC120681871 gene encoding DEAD-box ATP-dependent RNA helicase 42-like isoform X3 codes for the protein MAKDQSGSPHDSRGDREEEEARSGSKSVEADREGPSKGSRDRSHRGKSKRREEEEGSESSGEDSSERRKRRRKEKERRRRRRSESTGSSSESESESSYSGSSAESEGESELDSEEERRRRRRRRKRRKEREEEEERRRRRKEKERRKRKEKEKERVRRRKEKKRRRKEEKKDLGKKGAVTNSWGKYGIIREVDMWSKRPEFTAWLSEVKQVNLEALSNWEEKQMFKEFMEDHNTATFPSKKLELLKERERRKEEEVEALKRSMQAGLAQDMKEQARLREEMNYQYRLGNFQVFGEGKFNDDQELRAVTCYGAMDSFPGR
- the LOC120681871 gene encoding vicilin-like seed storage protein At2g18540 isoform X2, with amino-acid sequence MAKDQSGSPHDSRGDREEEEARSGSKSVEADREGPSKGSRDRSHRGKSKRREEEEGSESSGEDSSERRKRRRKEKERRRRRRSESTGSSSESESESSYSGSSAESEGESELDSEEERRRRRRRRKRRKEREEEEERRRRRKEKERRKRKEKEKERVRRRKEKKRRRKEEKKDLGKKGAVTNSWGKYGIIREVDMWSKRPEFTAWLSEVKQVNLEALSNWEEKQMFKEFMEDHNTATFPSKKYYNLDAYHRKAMEKEKKKGLKTSVTERTVFNDEEQRRLELLKERERRKEEEVEALKRSMQAGLAQDMKEQARLREEMNYQYRLGNFQAAAAIQKRLDPDAPLQ